Proteins from a single region of Fundulus heteroclitus isolate FHET01 chromosome 12, MU-UCD_Fhet_4.1, whole genome shotgun sequence:
- the LOC118564788 gene encoding cysteine dioxygenase type 1-like yields the protein MEQTEVVKPETLDELIAILHKIFESDCINVEEVQNIMESYESKPHEWMKYAKFDQYRYTRNLVDEGNGKFNLMILCWGEGHGSSIHDHTNSHCFLKLLQGQLKETLFDWPDRKSHGDMVQKSQRILQENKVAYINDSIGLHRVENVSHTECAASLHLYSPPFETCQTFDQRTGHKNTVKMTFWSKYGERTPFTTISQENN from the exons ATGGAGCAAACCGAGGTGGTGAAGCCCGAAACTCTGGACGAGTTGATTGCAATCCTGCACAAGATCTTCGAGAGTGACTGCATCAATGTAGAGGAGGTTCAAAATATCATGGAATCATACGAGAGCAAGCCTCACGAATGGATGAAGTATGCAAAGTTTGACCAATACAG GTACACTAGGAACTTGGTTGATGAGGGTAATGGCAAGTTCAATCTCATGATCCTCTGCTGGGGTGAAGGACATGGCAG TAGCATCCATGACCACACAAACTCCCACTGcttcctgaagctgctgcagggCCAGCTGAAGGAGACGCTCTTCGACTGGCCAGATCGCAAATCACATGGAGACATGGTGCAGAAATCTCAGAGGATCCTCCAGGAAAACAAAGTTGCTTACATCAACG actCCATCGGTCTGCATCGTGTGGAAAACGTCAGTCACACAGAGTGTGCTGCGAGTTTGCACCTGTACAGCCCCCCGTTCGAGACCTGCCAGACCTTTGACCAGCGAACGGGCCACAAGAACACTGTCAAGATGACCTTCTGGAGCAAATACGGAGAAAGGACTCCATTT ACCACAATTTCACAAGAGAACAACTAG